The Saccharothrix variisporea genome has a segment encoding these proteins:
- a CDS encoding type I polyketide synthase, which yields MSASAETELRGWLVRAVAEVTGAAVEEVDVDQPLAELGLSSRDAVVLAGTLGDHLHHPVAPTVLWQHPTITRLARHLTTAGAGLTSDTGPVGGGEAGPAGGGGAAGPAGGGAAGPAGGGEARPAGGGAAGPAGGGAAGPAGGGAAGPAGGGAAGPAGGGEAGPAGGGGSADFGTFRAGATDSSRGRPAWSVGAPWDDGDGGRRPAPEPIAVVGVGCRLPGGVTDPEELWRFLRAGGDGIGPVPADRWVGLPPGVPRWGGFLADIRGFDAEFFGISPREAAAIDPQQRLVLEVSWEALQHAGIAPASLRGSRTGVFVGISTGEYGAAQAVDPRRVEPWTATGSALSVAANRVSYLLDLRGPSAAVDTACSSSLVAVHHAVRSLRSGETDAAVVAGVNVLLGGAVTAAFARAGLLAADGRCKPFSASADGIARAEGCAAVVLKRVSDARRDGDRVLAVIRASAVNSDGRSNGLMAPNPAAQAALLREVYAEAGVDPAAVDYVEAHGTGTLLGDPIEAGALDAVLGAGRAADRPLLVGSAKSNFGHTEAAAGLVGLVKAVLALHHGELPPTLHFDGPNPHIDFARLAVVTRARPWPRYGGRITAGVSSFGFGGTNAHVVLEEATNPAPPPVCGPSVLVVPGATEERVRSYAARLADWITGRDLPAVATTLTRRRGDEPFAAVVSTEAGSVADQLRQNLQVENVRRGNDRLVFVFSGYGSGWAGMGRRLLEHEPVFAAAVDEVDRLVAPRSVRELINRLAKGLGDGQVVLFGIQVALARLWESRGVRASAVVGQSAGEVAAAVVSGALSLADAARVVTTRARLLDTIDGDGAMAAVELAPEEVDDPALCVAVHAAPRRCTVSGPEDRVRALVARVEAAGGSAKLLPLRTSGHSPAVEPVLPELVHELSGIEGAEPGIPFYGTVLADPRQRPPFTAAYWAAHLRQPVRFAQAVSAAVEDGLTTFLEVSPHPVALPAIAETAPDAVLVGTLRRDTDDLRTVHDNLLALHLHGAVPAAGGITDVPTAPWRHREHWTTPPTPSAGHPLLGVHVELPNGVHAWQSDVGLAAHPWLADHRVQGVPVFPAAGYVELALAAADVLDGPHEVRDIAFDRLLPLAEHVPITTTLTGRAVEVHAKDGDEWVRHATATLVPAQSPEPFDRVHSGQSVELYEVMGEAGMDYGPAFRTVLEARADDGVATCRMRPPDGPDRDLHLPPTLLDGCLHALAAAASATGLPTGIGAIRLHGDPRRAHTAEATTAGRAVRLFDADGGLLLEVLGVRAKQLTGLTVEHRWERADLPEGEHLPRTWLVDDDEIAAALVRAGHRVTDDPAGADGVVFVPRSLADDLHRLAEVRTGRLWVVTRGAVAFDGEAGVPDQAALRGAVRVMAFERPGLRASIVDVDDLDVLAWELAADEPDDEVAWRGGARYVARLRPVDLPEDFAVEPGSYLITGGLGALGRVTAGWLVERGATRVVLCGRSAREVPELSGGGAKVLGGGAEVVAGGAEVLGGGAEVLGGGVEVVVVAGDIAEPDTARRAVEAAVRGGERLRGVVHAAGVLVDEPLDRLTPGGVAAVLRPKVEGALRLAEATRDHRPWWVVFSSAAGLVGSPGQAAYATANAWLDAFTARLRAEGVRAASVQYGAWSGVGRAKDVRNPLLRPLSPAEGVRALEAVLASGRRATGVLRFDRGGVVELFPELGRRPFFSGFLAAGGSVDGRSVAAGSAEGRLAAVVARVLGHADVDPTVPLTSLGLDSLMAMRLRNAVEHEVGVSLPVPLLLKGASLDDVRGWAGEGGGTREGGGGGGEGRREGEGEGEGVASGPRHHSPTGDRQNRGSGGGVVERRGSDGGAAGPQGSSGGVVGPEGAGGGGVGPRDPVERWLVGLCGRVGVSVGVHGVVPGGVREALLGLMRERLGEVGAGVFDGEPTVERLAERVREAFAGSDGPITNLREGGAGVPLHLFHPAGGPTTVYRPLLELLDDRPAYGYERLDSVADIPGKARRYVELVRSVQPEGPYVLGGWSFGGCLAHEVACQLLDAGDQVELVVMIDTVRPLPAPDVSGAELVRHRFERFVAHVRETYGAAVELPWAELAGMDDVEQVDAVLRAMVRAGVGISEGALRHQRTSYLDARAAERFEPRYFPGRVVFYRAVERETLTTVLDPRYLRRQEDDDLGWADACGELEVVPVPGDHLSMVDLPHVAVLAEHLAKVLPQ from the coding sequence GTGAGCGCGTCCGCCGAAACGGAACTGCGCGGCTGGCTGGTGCGCGCGGTCGCCGAGGTCACCGGTGCGGCGGTGGAGGAGGTCGACGTCGACCAACCGCTCGCCGAGCTGGGCCTGTCGTCACGCGACGCGGTCGTCCTGGCCGGCACCTTGGGCGACCACCTGCACCACCCGGTCGCACCCACGGTGCTGTGGCAACACCCGACCATCACCCGCCTCGCCCGCCACCTGACGACCGCTGGGGCGGGTTTGACGAGCGACACGGGACCGGTGGGCGGCGGCGAGGCAGGACCGGCGGGCGGGGGCGGCGCGGCAGGACCGGCGGGCGGCGGCGCGGCGGGACCGGCAGGTGGCGGCGAGGCACGGCCAGCTGGCGGCGGCGCGGCAGGACCAGCGGGCGGCGGCGCGGCAGGACCAGCTGGCGGCGGCGCGGCAGGACCAGCGGGCGGCGGCGCGGCAGGACCGGCGGGCGGCGGCGAGGCAGGACCGGCGGGCGGGGGCGGTTCGGCGGATTTCGGGACGTTCCGCGCGGGGGCCACCGATTCCTCGCGCGGGCGGCCCGCCTGGAGTGTCGGTGCCCCGTGGGACGATGGAGACGGGGGCCGGAGGCCGGCCCCCGAACCGATCGCCGTGGTCGGCGTCGGTTGCCGGCTGCCCGGCGGCGTCACCGACCCCGAAGAGCTCTGGCGGTTCCTCCGCGCCGGCGGCGACGGGATCGGGCCGGTGCCGGCCGACCGGTGGGTCGGGCTTCCCCCGGGCGTGCCGCGCTGGGGCGGGTTCCTGGCCGACATCAGGGGTTTCGACGCCGAGTTCTTCGGCATCTCGCCCCGCGAGGCGGCGGCGATCGACCCCCAGCAGCGGCTCGTGCTCGAAGTCTCGTGGGAGGCGCTGCAGCACGCGGGCATCGCGCCCGCCTCGCTGCGCGGCAGCCGGACCGGGGTGTTCGTCGGCATCTCGACCGGCGAGTACGGGGCGGCGCAGGCCGTCGACCCGCGTCGGGTCGAACCGTGGACGGCGACCGGGAGCGCGTTGAGCGTCGCGGCCAACCGGGTGTCCTACCTGCTCGACCTGCGGGGACCCAGCGCCGCGGTCGACACGGCGTGTTCGTCGTCGCTGGTCGCGGTCCACCACGCCGTGCGCAGCCTGCGGTCGGGCGAGACCGACGCCGCCGTCGTCGCCGGGGTGAACGTCCTGCTCGGCGGCGCGGTCACGGCGGCCTTCGCGCGGGCCGGGCTGTTGGCGGCGGACGGGCGGTGCAAGCCGTTCTCCGCGTCGGCGGACGGGATCGCGCGGGCCGAGGGGTGCGCGGCGGTGGTGCTCAAGCGGGTGTCGGACGCGCGGCGGGACGGGGATCGGGTGCTCGCGGTGATCCGGGCCAGCGCCGTGAACTCCGACGGGCGGTCCAACGGCCTGATGGCGCCCAACCCGGCGGCGCAGGCGGCGTTGTTGCGGGAGGTGTACGCCGAGGCCGGCGTGGACCCGGCCGCCGTGGACTACGTGGAGGCGCACGGCACCGGCACCCTGCTCGGCGACCCCATCGAGGCCGGCGCGCTGGACGCCGTGCTGGGCGCGGGGCGGGCGGCGGACCGGCCGTTGCTGGTGGGGTCGGCGAAGTCGAACTTCGGGCACACCGAGGCCGCGGCGGGCCTGGTGGGGCTGGTCAAGGCCGTGCTCGCCCTGCACCACGGCGAGTTGCCGCCGACCTTGCACTTCGACGGCCCCAACCCGCACATCGACTTCGCGCGGCTGGCCGTGGTGACCCGGGCGCGGCCGTGGCCCCGTTACGGCGGCCGGATCACGGCGGGGGTGTCGTCGTTCGGGTTCGGCGGGACCAACGCGCACGTGGTGCTGGAGGAGGCGACCAACCCGGCACCACCACCGGTCTGCGGACCGTCCGTCCTGGTCGTGCCGGGAGCGACCGAGGAACGCGTCCGCAGCTACGCCGCGCGGCTGGCCGACTGGATCACCGGTCGTGACCTGCCCGCCGTCGCCACCACCCTCACCCGTCGCCGGGGTGACGAGCCCTTCGCGGCGGTGGTGTCGACCGAGGCGGGGTCGGTTGCTGATCAGCTGCGACAGAACCTACAAGTCGAAAACGTTCGTCGGGGAAACGATCGTTTGGTGTTCGTCTTCTCCGGTTACGGCTCCGGGTGGGCCGGGATGGGCCGGCGGCTGCTGGAGCACGAGCCGGTGTTCGCCGCCGCCGTGGACGAGGTCGATCGGCTGGTGGCGCCGCGGTCGGTGCGCGAGTTGATCAACCGGCTGGCGAAGGGCCTCGGGGACGGGCAGGTCGTGCTGTTCGGCATCCAGGTCGCGCTCGCCCGGCTGTGGGAGTCGCGCGGGGTGCGGGCGTCGGCGGTGGTGGGGCAGTCCGCCGGGGAGGTCGCGGCGGCGGTGGTCAGCGGGGCGCTCAGCCTGGCGGACGCCGCGCGGGTCGTCACCACTCGCGCGCGGCTGCTGGACACCATCGACGGGGACGGCGCGATGGCGGCGGTGGAGTTGGCGCCGGAGGAGGTGGACGACCCGGCGCTGTGCGTGGCCGTCCACGCCGCGCCCCGGCGGTGCACCGTGTCCGGCCCCGAGGACCGGGTGCGGGCGCTGGTCGCGCGCGTCGAAGCGGCGGGTGGTTCGGCGAAGCTGCTGCCGTTGCGGACCAGCGGCCACTCCCCCGCCGTCGAGCCCGTGCTGCCCGAACTCGTCCACGAGCTGAGCGGGATCGAGGGCGCAGAGCCGGGGATCCCCTTCTACGGCACGGTGTTGGCCGATCCGCGGCAGCGACCGCCGTTCACCGCGGCTTACTGGGCGGCCCACCTGCGGCAACCCGTCCGCTTCGCCCAAGCTGTGTCGGCGGCGGTGGAGGACGGGCTCACGACGTTCCTCGAAGTCTCACCGCACCCGGTCGCGCTGCCGGCCATCGCCGAGACCGCGCCGGACGCCGTCCTGGTCGGCACCCTGCGCCGCGACACCGACGACCTGCGCACCGTCCACGACAACCTGCTCGCCCTCCACCTGCACGGCGCGGTCCCGGCCGCCGGCGGCATCACCGACGTCCCCACCGCGCCGTGGCGGCACCGCGAGCACTGGACCACGCCCCCGACCCCGTCGGCGGGCCACCCGCTGCTGGGCGTGCACGTCGAACTCCCCAACGGCGTGCACGCCTGGCAGTCCGACGTCGGCCTGGCCGCCCACCCGTGGCTCGCCGACCACCGCGTGCAGGGCGTCCCGGTGTTCCCGGCGGCCGGTTACGTCGAACTCGCCCTCGCGGCGGCCGACGTCCTCGACGGGCCGCACGAGGTCCGGGACATCGCGTTCGACCGCTTGCTCCCGCTCGCCGAGCACGTCCCGATCACGACGACCCTCACCGGCCGCGCGGTCGAGGTCCACGCCAAGGACGGCGACGAGTGGGTCCGGCACGCCACCGCCACACTCGTTCCGGCACAGAGCCCTGAGCCGTTCGACAGAGTCCACAGTGGACAGAGCGTTGAGCTGTACGAGGTGATGGGCGAGGCGGGCATGGATTACGGCCCCGCCTTCCGCACCGTGCTCGAGGCGCGTGCCGACGACGGTGTGGCCACCTGCCGCATGCGCCCGCCGGACGGCCCCGACCGCGACCTCCACCTCCCGCCGACCCTGCTCGACGGCTGCCTGCACGCGCTGGCCGCCGCCGCGTCCGCCACGGGACTGCCCACGGGCATCGGCGCGATCCGCCTGCACGGCGACCCGCGCCGCGCCCACACGGCCGAGGCGACCACCGCCGGGCGTGCCGTCCGCCTGTTCGACGCGGACGGTGGCCTCCTGCTGGAGGTGCTGGGCGTGCGGGCCAAGCAGCTCACCGGGCTCACCGTGGAGCACCGGTGGGAGCGTGCGGACCTGCCCGAGGGTGAGCACCTGCCTCGGACGTGGCTGGTGGACGACGACGAGATCGCGGCTGCGTTGGTCCGTGCCGGCCACCGGGTGACCGACGACCCGGCCGGGGCGGACGGTGTGGTCTTCGTGCCGCGTTCGTTGGCGGACGACCTGCACCGGTTGGCCGAGGTCCGGACGGGGCGGCTGTGGGTGGTCACGCGGGGTGCGGTGGCGTTCGACGGGGAGGCGGGGGTGCCGGATCAGGCGGCGTTGCGCGGTGCGGTGCGGGTGATGGCGTTCGAGCGGCCGGGGTTGCGGGCGTCCATTGTGGACGTGGACGACCTCGACGTGCTGGCTTGGGAGCTCGCGGCCGACGAGCCGGACGACGAGGTGGCGTGGCGGGGTGGTGCGCGGTACGTGGCCCGGCTGCGGCCGGTGGACCTGCCTGAGGACTTCGCGGTGGAACCCGGGTCATATCTGATCACGGGCGGTCTCGGTGCGCTCGGTCGGGTGACCGCCGGATGGCTGGTGGAGCGGGGTGCGACCCGGGTCGTGCTGTGCGGGCGGTCGGCGCGGGAGGTGCCGGAGCTGTCGGGCGGCGGTGCGAAGGTGCTGGGCGGCGGTGCCGAGGTGGTCGCTGGCGGCGCGGAGGTGCTGGGCGGCGGTGCGGAGGTGCTGGGCGGCGGTGTCGAGGTGGTCGTGGTGGCCGGGGACATCGCCGAGCCGGACACCGCGCGGCGGGCCGTCGAGGCGGCGGTGCGCGGTGGGGAGCGGTTGCGGGGTGTGGTGCATGCGGCGGGTGTGCTGGTGGACGAACCGCTCGACCGGTTGACACCCGGTGGTGTGGCGGCGGTGTTGCGGCCGAAGGTGGAGGGGGCGTTGCGGCTGGCCGAGGCGACCCGGGACCACCGGCCTTGGTGGGTGGTGTTCTCGTCGGCGGCGGGGCTCGTCGGGTCGCCGGGGCAGGCCGCGTACGCCACGGCCAACGCCTGGCTGGACGCGTTCACCGCACGGCTGAGGGCCGAGGGTGTGCGGGCGGCGAGCGTGCAGTACGGGGCGTGGAGCGGGGTCGGGCGGGCTAAGGACGTGCGGAACCCGTTGCTGCGGCCGTTGTCGCCGGCGGAGGGGGTGCGGGCGCTGGAGGCGGTGCTGGCGTCGGGGCGGCGGGCGACCGGGGTGCTGCGGTTCGACCGGGGTGGGGTGGTGGAGCTGTTCCCGGAGCTGGGGCGGCGGCCGTTCTTCTCCGGGTTCCTGGCGGCGGGCGGGTCGGTGGACGGGCGGTCGGTGGCGGCCGGGTCGGCCGAGGGGCGGTTGGCGGCGGTAGTGGCGCGGGTGCTGGGGCACGCCGACGTGGACCCGACCGTGCCGCTGACCTCGCTCGGGTTGGACTCGCTGATGGCGATGCGGCTGCGCAACGCGGTGGAGCACGAGGTGGGGGTGAGCCTGCCGGTTCCGCTCCTGCTCAAAGGGGCCAGCCTGGACGACGTGCGCGGGTGGGCCGGCGAGGGCGGGGGCACGCGCGAGGGCGGGGGCGGCGGCGGCGAGGGCAGGCGCGAGGGCGAGGGCGAGGGCGAGGGCGTGGCCTCCGGCCCCCGACACCATTCTCCCACGGGGGACCGACAAAACCGGGGGTCGGGCGGCGGAGTTGTGGAGCGGCGGGGGTCGGACGGCGGAGCGGCAGGGCCGCAGGGGTCGAGCGGCGGAGTGGTGGGGCCGGAGGGGGCTGGCGGCGGAGGGGTGGGGCCGCGGGATCCGGTGGAGCGGTGGTTGGTGGGGTTGTGTGGGCGGGTTGGGGTGTCGGTTGGCGTGCATGGCGTTGTGCCGGGTGGGGTGCGGGAGGCGTTGCTTGGGCTGATGCGGGAGCGGCTTGGGGAGGTGGGTGCCGGGGTGTTCGACGGTGAGCCCACGGTTGAGCGGCTGGCCGAGCGGGTGCGGGAGGCGTTTGCAGGGAGCGACGGGCCGATCACCAACCTTCGGGAGGGTGGAGCGGGGGTGCCGTTGCACCTGTTTCACCCTGCGGGTGGGCCTACGACGGTGTACCGGCCACTGCTGGAGCTGCTGGACGACCGGCCCGCCTACGGGTACGAGCGGCTGGACTCCGTGGCGGACATCCCCGGCAAGGCGCGGCGGTACGTGGAGTTGGTGCGGTCCGTGCAGCCGGAAGGGCCGTACGTCTTGGGTGGGTGGTCGTTCGGCGGGTGTCTGGCGCACGAAGTTGCCTGTCAGCTGCTCGACGCCGGGGATCAGGTCGAACTGGTGGTGATGATCGACACCGTGCGGCCGTTGCCTGCGCCCGACGTGTCCGGTGCGGAGTTGGTGCGGCATCGGTTCGAGCGGTTTGTGGCGCATGTGCGGGAGACGTACGGGGCCGCGGTGGAGCTGCCGTGGGCGGAACTGGCCGGGATGGATGACGTCGAGCAGGTCGATGCCGTGTTGCGGGCGATGGTCCGAGCCGGAGTGGGGATCAGCGAAGGCGCGTTGCGGCACCAGAGGACGTCGTACCTGGACGCGCGTGCGGCGGAGCGGTTCGAGCCGCGGTACTTCCCGGGGCGGGTGGTGTTCTACCGGGCCGTCGAGCGGGAGACGTTGACGACGGTGTTGGACCCCCGCTACCTGCGCCGCCAGGAGGACGACGACCTCGGCTGGGCGGACGCTTGCGGGGAACTGGAGGTGGTGCCGGTGCCCGGTGACCACCTGTCGATGGTGGACCTGCCGCACGTCGCGGTGCTCGCCGAGCACTTGGCGAAGGTGTTGCCGCAGTAG
- a CDS encoding DMT family transporter, with protein sequence MTSRAVVRTGALALLWGSCFLWIELALTGLAPVQLTVIRCALGAAVLLVLARVSGQRLPRDPRTWGHLAVAALFCNAVPFALFAIGQQSVDSGVAGVINATTPLWSLVIGFALGLDRDLRPVRLGGLALGFAGVVLIFAPWQQNGLMSLGALALLGAAASYAIAFLYMGRHLVGKGGPMAISAAQLTAATAWSALALPTSGPAHLNVTAVVAVVVLGVFGTGATFVLNYRIIEDEGPTAAATVGYLLPVVSVALGAIVLGEPLTVRIVVGMAVVLAGVAMTRLAVSKRPQEVSGSHRSTVMSTQGERGGGYSVDGR encoded by the coding sequence ATGACGAGTCGAGCGGTGGTGCGGACGGGTGCTCTGGCCCTGTTGTGGGGGTCGTGCTTCCTGTGGATCGAACTGGCCCTCACCGGCCTGGCGCCCGTCCAGCTCACCGTGATCCGCTGCGCCCTGGGCGCGGCGGTGCTGCTGGTGCTGGCCCGGGTGAGCGGTCAGCGGCTGCCGCGCGACCCGCGCACGTGGGGCCACCTCGCCGTGGCCGCGCTGTTCTGCAACGCGGTGCCGTTCGCGCTGTTCGCGATCGGGCAGCAGAGCGTGGACTCGGGCGTGGCGGGCGTGATCAACGCGACGACCCCGCTGTGGTCGCTGGTGATCGGGTTCGCGCTGGGCCTGGACCGCGACCTACGGCCGGTGCGGCTGGGCGGGCTGGCCCTGGGCTTCGCCGGGGTGGTGCTGATCTTCGCGCCCTGGCAGCAGAACGGCCTGATGAGCCTGGGTGCGCTGGCGTTGCTCGGTGCCGCCGCCAGCTACGCGATCGCCTTCCTCTACATGGGCCGCCACCTGGTCGGCAAGGGCGGTCCGATGGCGATCTCCGCGGCTCAGCTGACCGCGGCGACGGCGTGGAGCGCTCTCGCCCTGCCGACGTCGGGGCCGGCCCACCTGAACGTGACCGCCGTGGTGGCGGTGGTGGTGCTGGGCGTCTTCGGCACCGGGGCCACCTTCGTCCTGAACTACCGGATCATCGAGGACGAAGGTCCGACCGCCGCCGCGACGGTCGGCTACCTGCTGCCGGTGGTGTCCGTGGCGCTGGGCGCGATCGTGCTCGGCGAGCCGCTGACGGTCCGGATCGTCGTGGGCATGGCGGTCGTGCTCGCCGGGGTCGCCATGACCCGGCTGGCGGTGTCGAAGCGGCCACAAGAGGTGTCCGGTTCACACCGGTCGACTGTGATGTCCACCCAGGGTGAGCGAGGTGGCGGCTATTCAGTGGATGGCCGTTGA
- a CDS encoding cytochrome P450, whose product MATLASVRDGLVAWVARRSITRWVMGRIGSRALSLLPDRALVPLKRDGVVPVPELERMRQSGPVHRLPVPFGVRVWLVTGQDEAKKVLSDTDAFSNDYARLGAAVGRIEQTPGGLGFADPPDHTRLRKLLTPEFTMRRLARLVPRIDEIVTERLDAMEAAGGPVDLVQEFALPIPSLTICELLGVPYEDRARFQELAAARFDLFGGATQALGAISESLKYMEQIVRRERKNPGDGLIGMIIREHGDEVSDEELAGLADGVLTGGFDTTASMLALGAIVLMSDPEARARMRDDDAAVGPVVEELLRHLTVVQVAFPRFAKHDMVIADTPIQEGDVVVVSLSAANREGLEKLDFDSARKVSQHLAFGYGAHRCVGAELARMELRAAYPALLRRFPNLRMAEERPAFRTASIVHGVEALWVHTR is encoded by the coding sequence ATGGCGACTCTGGCGTCGGTGCGCGACGGCCTGGTGGCGTGGGTCGCACGGCGTTCGATCACGCGGTGGGTCATGGGGAGGATCGGTTCGCGCGCGTTGTCGCTGCTCCCGGACCGGGCGCTGGTGCCGTTGAAGCGCGACGGGGTGGTGCCCGTGCCCGAGTTGGAGCGGATGCGCCAGTCCGGCCCGGTCCACCGCCTCCCGGTGCCGTTCGGCGTCCGGGTGTGGTTGGTCACGGGTCAGGACGAGGCCAAGAAAGTGCTTTCCGACACAGACGCGTTCAGCAACGACTACGCGCGGCTGGGTGCGGCGGTGGGGCGGATCGAGCAGACGCCCGGCGGTCTCGGGTTCGCCGACCCGCCGGACCACACGCGGCTGCGCAAGCTGCTCACGCCCGAGTTCACGATGCGGCGGCTGGCGCGGCTGGTGCCGCGCATCGACGAGATCGTGACCGAGCGGCTGGACGCGATGGAGGCGGCCGGGGGGCCGGTGGACCTCGTGCAGGAGTTCGCGCTGCCGATCCCGTCGCTGACGATCTGCGAGCTGCTGGGCGTGCCCTACGAGGACCGGGCGCGGTTCCAGGAGCTGGCGGCGGCGCGGTTCGACCTGTTCGGAGGTGCGACGCAGGCGCTCGGGGCGATCTCCGAGTCGCTCAAGTACATGGAGCAGATCGTCCGGCGCGAGCGGAAGAACCCGGGCGACGGGCTGATCGGCATGATCATCCGCGAGCACGGCGACGAGGTCAGCGACGAGGAGCTGGCCGGGCTCGCCGACGGCGTGCTCACCGGCGGCTTCGACACCACCGCGAGCATGCTGGCGCTCGGTGCGATCGTGCTGATGAGCGACCCGGAGGCGCGGGCGCGGATGCGCGACGACGACGCGGCGGTGGGTCCGGTGGTGGAGGAGCTGCTACGGCACCTGACCGTGGTGCAGGTGGCGTTCCCCCGGTTCGCCAAGCACGACATGGTGATCGCGGACACGCCGATCCAGGAAGGTGACGTCGTGGTGGTGTCGCTCAGCGCCGCCAACCGCGAGGGTCTGGAGAAGCTGGACTTCGACTCGGCGCGCAAGGTGTCGCAGCACCTGGCGTTCGGCTACGGCGCGCACCGCTGCGTGGGCGCGGAGCTGGCGCGGATGGAGCTGCGGGCCGCGTATCCGGCGCTGCTGCGACGGTTCCCGAACCTGCGGATGGCCGAGGAGCGTCCGGCGTTCCGGACGGCGTCGATCGTGCACGGGGTGGAAGCCCTGTGGGTCCACACGCGATAG
- a CDS encoding S8 family peptidase, whose translation MRPAFRTLAVLASAATVASAATVAAAATGVAAAEPHQARIVTAEASATAQPIKDSYIVTLDRSTRGPGVAAAAGVTPTHVYDSAFTGFAAKLTPAQLRKLSRDPSVQLIEQDMLVTDVLDTTQTNPPSWGIDRIDQRNLPLSNSYTYTATGSGVHAYIIDTGITPSHPDFGGRATFDYNAIDTNNTDCNGHGTHVSGTVGSATYGVAKGVRLHGVKMMNCSGSTTTSAAIAAVNWVTANAVKPAVANTSWNYPANASLETAIRNMISSGVFLATSAGNTGTNSCDRLPRKVETASVVASSERTDARSSFSSTGACVDLYAPGGSIISTLNTGGSGAKSGTSMATPHVTGVAALYKSRYGDASSATVHNWLNANATPNVISGGGTGGTVNRLLYTTGL comes from the coding sequence GTGCGCCCTGCCTTCAGAACACTCGCCGTCCTCGCCTCCGCCGCGACCGTCGCCTCCGCCGCGACCGTCGCCGCGGCCGCCACCGGCGTCGCCGCCGCCGAGCCCCACCAGGCCCGGATCGTCACCGCCGAGGCCTCCGCCACGGCCCAGCCGATCAAGGACAGCTACATCGTCACGCTCGACCGCTCCACGCGTGGTCCCGGTGTCGCGGCGGCGGCCGGCGTGACACCGACCCACGTGTACGACTCCGCGTTCACCGGGTTCGCCGCCAAGCTCACCCCGGCGCAGTTGCGCAAGCTCAGCCGCGACCCGTCCGTGCAGCTGATCGAGCAGGACATGCTCGTCACCGACGTGCTCGACACCACCCAGACCAACCCGCCGTCCTGGGGCATCGACCGCATCGACCAGCGCAACCTCCCGCTGTCCAACAGCTACACCTACACCGCCACCGGCAGCGGCGTGCACGCCTACATCATCGACACCGGCATCACGCCCAGCCACCCGGACTTCGGCGGCCGGGCGACGTTCGACTACAACGCCATCGACACCAACAACACCGACTGCAACGGCCACGGCACCCACGTGTCCGGCACGGTCGGCTCGGCCACCTACGGCGTGGCCAAGGGCGTCCGGCTGCACGGCGTGAAGATGATGAACTGCTCCGGCAGCACCACCACCTCCGCGGCCATCGCGGCGGTGAACTGGGTGACCGCGAACGCCGTGAAGCCGGCCGTGGCCAACACGTCGTGGAACTACCCGGCCAACGCCAGCCTGGAGACCGCGATCCGCAACATGATCTCCTCCGGCGTCTTCCTCGCCACCTCCGCGGGCAACACCGGCACCAACTCCTGCGACCGCCTGCCGCGCAAGGTGGAGACGGCGTCGGTGGTGGCGTCCTCGGAGCGCACCGACGCCCGGTCGTCGTTCTCCAGCACGGGCGCGTGCGTGGACCTGTACGCCCCCGGCGGCTCGATCATCTCCACGCTGAACACCGGCGGCAGCGGCGCGAAGAGCGGCACGTCGATGGCCACGCCGCACGTCACGGGCGTCGCCGCGCTCTACAAGTCCCGTTACGGTGACGCGTCCTCGGCGACCGTGCACAACTGGCTCAACGCCAACGCCACGCCGAACGTGATCAGCGGCGGCGGCACCGGCGGCACCGTCAACCGCCTGCTCTACACGACCGGCCTGTGA